In Blautia wexlerae DSM 19850, a single window of DNA contains:
- a CDS encoding sugar phosphate isomerase/epimerase family protein: MKYGIYYAYWEKEWNGDYKYYIDKISKLGFDILEISCGAFSDYYTKDQELIDIGKYAKEKGVTLTAGYGPHFNESLSSSEPNTQKQAISFWKETLRKLKLMDIHIVGGALYGYWPVDYSKPFDKKRDLENSIKNMKIISQYAEEYDIMMGMEVLNRFEGYMLNTCDEALAYVEEVGSSNVGVMLDTFHMNIEEDNIAAAIRKAGDRLYHFHIGEGNRKVPGKGMLPWNEIGQALRDINYQHAAVMEPFVMQGGTVGHDIKIWRDIIGNCSEVTLDMDAQSALHFVKHVFEV, from the coding sequence ATGAAATATGGTATTTATTACGCTTATTGGGAAAAGGAATGGAATGGAGATTACAAATATTATATAGATAAAATTTCAAAATTAGGTTTTGATATTCTGGAAATTTCTTGCGGCGCTTTTTCTGACTATTACACGAAAGATCAGGAGTTAATTGATATTGGAAAATATGCGAAAGAAAAAGGCGTAACATTGACAGCAGGGTATGGACCTCATTTTAATGAAAGCCTGTCATCTTCAGAACCCAATACGCAGAAACAAGCAATCAGTTTTTGGAAAGAGACGCTCCGGAAATTGAAGTTAATGGATATTCATATTGTTGGAGGCGCACTCTATGGTTATTGGCCTGTAGATTATTCCAAACCTTTTGATAAGAAAAGGGATTTAGAGAATTCCATTAAAAACATGAAAATTATTAGTCAGTATGCTGAAGAATATGACATAATGATGGGGATGGAAGTTCTTAACCGTTTTGAAGGCTATATGTTGAATACATGCGATGAAGCGTTGGCATACGTTGAAGAGGTTGGCTCTTCTAATGTTGGTGTTATGTTAGATACTTTTCATATGAATATAGAGGAAGATAATATAGCAGCAGCCATTCGTAAAGCAGGAGATAGGCTTTATCACTTCCATATAGGAGAAGGAAATCGTAAAGTACCAGGAAAAGGTATGCTTCCTTGGAATGAGATAGGACAGGCATTGCGAGATATAAACTACCAACATGCAGCAGTTATGGAGCCATTTGTAATGCAGGGAGGAACAGTAGGGCATGACATTAAAATATGGAGAGATATCATTGGAAACTGTTCTGAAGTTACATTAGATATGGACGCTCAAAGTGCGTTGCACTTTGTAAAACATGTATTTGAAGTCTAA
- a CDS encoding ADP-ribosylglycohydrolase family protein: MIENTLWMTYFEYLPIELKQAEEEGKNVELYRKEIEEIIQTSGDMSFEEKERKAWEILDRIEKEPIKREFPYQEPNEIEKIEELRNTELRRNFTVDQATIEDRVWGAWLGRCIGCLLGQPIEGWKRKRIEGFLKDTDNYPVERFLSSDVSEEIIHKYNVSNNGENAFCDTVTHWINNIVDMPEDDDTNYTVIGLKTLEIYGKDFTSDQIAWMWLTSLAMGHVSTAERVAYRNIGNLVPTSKSGWWKNPYREWIGAQIRADIFGYVCPGDPKKAADMAWRDARISHAKNGIYGEMFVAALLAAAYAESNVVKLIETGLGEIPATSRLYEVVLGIVSDYCNGVSKEKAINKLHSKYNEDDSHDWCLTITNAAVVAISILYGETDFTNALGIAMECGYDTDCNGATVGSIMGIMIGAKNIPESWKNNVTGILRTGVSGFYQVSIEELTRRTCAIIDKK, from the coding sequence ATGATTGAGAATACATTGTGGATGACATACTTTGAATATCTTCCTATCGAATTGAAGCAGGCAGAGGAAGAAGGAAAAAATGTTGAATTATATAGAAAAGAGATAGAAGAAATTATTCAGACATCAGGTGATATGTCATTTGAAGAAAAAGAAAGAAAAGCCTGGGAAATACTGGATAGAATTGAAAAAGAACCAATTAAAAGAGAGTTCCCATATCAGGAACCAAATGAAATAGAAAAAATAGAGGAATTGAGAAATACGGAACTTAGAAGGAACTTTACTGTAGATCAAGCGACAATAGAAGACAGAGTTTGGGGTGCATGGCTTGGACGTTGTATTGGATGTTTGCTGGGCCAACCTATTGAAGGTTGGAAAAGAAAAAGAATTGAAGGGTTCCTTAAAGATACCGATAATTATCCAGTTGAGAGGTTTTTGTCATCTGATGTTTCAGAAGAAATAATTCATAAATATAATGTAAGTAATAATGGAGAAAATGCATTTTGTGATACTGTCACTCACTGGATTAATAACATTGTAGATATGCCAGAGGATGATGATACAAATTATACAGTCATAGGCTTGAAAACTCTTGAAATTTATGGAAAAGATTTTACGAGTGATCAAATTGCATGGATGTGGCTTACAAGTCTTGCAATGGGTCATGTTTCTACTGCTGAAAGAGTAGCGTATAGAAATATTGGCAATCTGGTGCCTACCTCTAAAAGTGGCTGGTGGAAGAATCCATATAGGGAATGGATAGGTGCACAGATCAGGGCAGATATCTTTGGTTATGTGTGCCCAGGGGATCCGAAGAAGGCAGCTGATATGGCATGGAGAGATGCAAGAATCTCTCATGCAAAAAATGGAATATATGGAGAAATGTTTGTAGCAGCTTTGCTTGCGGCAGCATATGCTGAAAGCAACGTTGTCAAATTAATTGAAACGGGTTTAGGCGAAATCCCTGCAACATCGAGACTTTATGAAGTAGTATTGGGAATAGTATCAGATTATTGTAATGGAGTATCAAAAGAGAAAGCTATTAATAAACTACATAGTAAATACAATGAAGATGATAGCCATGATTGGTGTCTCACTATTACCAATGCAGCTGTAGTTGCTATTTCGATTCTATACGGGGAAACTGATTTTACCAATGCGCTTGGTATAGCAATGGAATGTGGCTATGATACTGATTGTAATGGGGCTACGGTTGGTTCGATTATGGGAATAATGATTGGAGCAAAGAACATTCCAGAATCTTGGAAGAATAATGTGACTGGTATACTTAGAACAGGAGTTTCAGGATTTTATCAGGTGAGCATTGAAGAACTTACGAGACGAACATGTGCAATCATAGATAAAAAGTAA
- a CDS encoding IS30 family transposase — translation MEKGLTENKSFTEIGRIIGKNPSTISKEVRLHAHTKERPDSGYTHPPCIHRKNCKVTCLCDKMCGIHCKLCRKPSFRCTDICPAYETAECEKLNKPPYVCNGCGKKTHCLMPRKFYSSKYAHDEYRSVLVDCRVGINQTPESIQSMNDLLVPLIKEKHQSIGHTYATHAEELGCSRRTLYSYINDCVFDVRNGDLRRSVRYKKRKKPTQTSAKDRSYRQGHNYENFQNYMKDHPDINVVEMDCVEGMKGESCALLTFTFRNCNLMLMFLLEYQDQECVLEVFVWLETVLGQDAFKKLFPVILTDGGSEFSAREEMEKFCDGSKSTTVFYCDPYSFWQKGACEKNHEYIRYIRPKGSSFADLNDEKVRLMMNHINNEKRDSLNGHSPYELSLLLLDNKLHKALGLKAIAPDDVMLSPKLIK, via the coding sequence ATCGAGAAAGGTCTTACTGAGAATAAAAGCTTCACTGAAATTGGACGAATTATTGGTAAAAATCCATCTACCATATCAAAGGAAGTACGTCTCCACGCACATACAAAAGAACGTCCGGATTCAGGTTACACTCACCCGCCATGTATTCATCGCAAGAACTGTAAGGTGACATGCTTGTGTGATAAGATGTGTGGCATTCATTGTAAGCTTTGCAGAAAACCATCCTTTCGCTGCACTGATATATGTCCCGCATATGAGACAGCTGAATGTGAGAAACTGAATAAACCTCCCTACGTATGTAATGGTTGTGGTAAAAAGACACATTGTCTTATGCCCAGAAAGTTTTATTCATCCAAATATGCCCATGATGAGTACCGTAGCGTGCTAGTCGATTGCAGAGTCGGCATTAACCAGACTCCGGAAAGCATTCAATCCATGAATGATTTATTGGTTCCATTGATCAAGGAGAAGCATCAGTCCATCGGTCATACTTATGCTACTCATGCAGAAGAATTGGGTTGCTCCAGAAGAACACTTTACTCCTACATCAATGATTGTGTATTCGATGTCCGCAATGGTGACTTAAGACGTTCTGTACGTTATAAGAAACGCAAGAAACCTACACAGACCAGTGCAAAAGATCGTTCTTATCGTCAAGGTCATAACTACGAAAATTTCCAGAATTATATGAAAGATCATCCAGATATAAATGTTGTGGAAATGGACTGCGTGGAAGGAATGAAAGGCGAAAGCTGCGCCCTCTTGACCTTTACATTCCGCAACTGCAATCTTATGCTTATGTTCCTGTTGGAATATCAAGACCAGGAATGCGTGTTAGAGGTCTTTGTATGGCTTGAAACAGTGTTAGGACAGGATGCATTCAAAAAGCTTTTTCCGGTGATCCTCACGGATGGAGGTTCAGAATTCTCAGCTCGTGAAGAGATGGAGAAATTCTGTGACGGAAGTAAAAGCACGACGGTCTTTTACTGTGATCCATACAGCTTTTGGCAAAAAGGTGCCTGCGAAAAGAACCACGAGTATATCCGCTACATCCGTCCGAAAGGGAGTTCATTCGCTGATTTAAATGACGAGAAAGTCAGACTTATGATGAATCACATAAACAACGAAAAAAGAGACAGTCTTAATGGACATAGCCCATATGAACTCTCTCTTTTACTCTTGGACAACAAACTGCACAAAGCATTAGGATTAAAGGCAATCGCACCTGATGATGTTATGCTTAGTCCAAAACTTATAAAATAA